In the genome of Bacteroidota bacterium, the window TGCGACATCTGAGCGAAGCACGTCTTTTCAAACTTGTTGATTACGTTTGCCTGGATGATGGCGAATTGTGCTTACTGAAATTGTTAGAACATATTTTAAAAGGTGAGAAACCGCTTGCACGAACGTTTTTGCTTGAAGAGGGAAATGTGATTTTTGTGAATACGGCAACTGAAAAGGATTTTGAACATAACGAATGTGGAACACCCGATTACGAAGGGCTGCCAATCCATGATTATATCTCGGTAACGGAAACTACCAACCCCATGCACAACCTGTGGAGCAACGGCCGATGGAATAAACTGGTACTTGCTCATGGCTGTTACTGGCACCGCTGTTCCTTCTGCGACGTTTCTCTTGATTATATTAAAAGATACAGCACTGCCGACGCTGAAGTATTGTGCAATCGTATAGAGGCCATCATCAAACAGACCGGTCAGCGAGGATTTCATTTTGTGGATGAGGCGGCACCGCCTGCAGTTTTACGAAAACTGGCGGAGGAAATACTGCGCCGCAAACTAAGCATTACATGGTGGACCAACATTCGTTTTGAAACTGCATTTACAAAAGAATTGTGCGCACTGCTGGCAAAGTCGGGTTGCATTGCGGTGTCGGGCGGTTTGGAAGTTGCATCCGACCGCCTGCTTGAGAAAATGCAAAAAGGGGTAAGTGTGGCGCAGGTGGCAAGGGTTACAGATGCTTTCCGCAAATCGGGAATTATGATTCATGCTTACCTGATGTACGGCTTTCCTACGCAGACAGCACAAGAAACAATAGACTCACTTGAAATAGTACGTCAGCTATTTGAGCAAAAACTTATTCAGAGTGCCTTCTGGCATCGTTTTGCCATGACGGTACACAGCACCGTTGGAATGCATCCTGAGAAATTCGGAGTTCAAAAAGTAGATGGAACTGCTGATTCGTTTACACAAAACGGGTGCAATCACATCGATGAAACGGGCGGCCCGCATGATAAATTCGGAAGCGGACTTGCGAAAGCTTTGTACAATTATATTCACGACAACGGCTTCGATTTTCCTCTCCGGGACTGGTTCGATTTCAAGGTGCCGCCAACTCAGATTCCGCCGAAATATATTGCCGGAATTTTATTAATCAAGCCCAAATTGAAGAAGTGAGCACAAAAAAAAGGCCGCCCTCAACAGGCAGCCTTTTTTTTATAGATAAGAAGTTATCTGGTGAGGATAATTCTGTTTACATAAACATTCTTCTCCAGAAGTACTTTTACCATATACATCCCGGGTTCGAGCTCGCTTAAATCAATGACGGTCGCCTGATTTGAAGGGACTATCTTCATTATTCTGCTGCCGCGGATATCCGAAATCTCTATTAAGGCAGGTGTCGATTCTGCCGTAATCGTTATGAGTCCGGTACTTGGGTTTGGCTGCACGCTGATACGTCCTGCCTTTTCTGTAGTTGAAATACCTGTACCGCTTACATTCCGGCAGTCTGATGTATCCGTACATCCGTTTTGAGTTACAGCAACCGCATAATTGCCATCCGAATCGGGTGTAAAAGACTGAGCGTTTTCACCCGTTATTTCGGCAAAGGCGTCATCGCAGTCAAGCCACTGATAAGTTGCACCGGATGCTGAAGCAGTGAGCGTTATTCCGCTTTGGGTGACTGCTGTGTCAACTGTTTTAATAGTAAGATTGATACTTATGATAGAATCGCAACCGGCCACATTCGGTATAGTATCAGCATGCATACCTGATGAAGTCCATGTATGCAGCCCGCTGGGCGAAACATAACTGAAACAAACTTCCGGAGAAATAGCCCCGGTAGTACTGTTATCAATAGTGAGATTCACTGCAATGATGCTGTCGCAGCCGGCAACATTCGGGATGGTATCATTATATAAACCCGATGTGGTCCATGTATAGTTACCGCTGGGTGATAGATAACTATAGCATTGCTCAGGATTAATCGTAGACGAAGTGGCATGTTTCACGGTAAGGTCTATCGTAATGATACTGTCGCACCCTGCCATGTTTGGTATGGTGTCGTTATAAATACCGCTGCCTGTCCATGTATAGTTGCCGCTGGGTGATACATAGCTGTCGCATACGGTCGTGGACATTGAGCCTGTCGTGGACAAATCAAGCAGCGCCAAAATTTCGGGTTGAGAAAGCGCTCTGTCATAAAAGCGGAATTCATCCATCAGTCCGTTCAGGGGAAGTCCGGGACCTGAATTATAACTGCCAACATGAAATCCCATACCGCTGATGTAAAGGGGTGGCTGTGCAACGGTAGAATTAAGTACTCCATTTACATAGGATTTGATATTACCCAGATTCTTGTCATACACAAAGGTCGTAAGTGTAGGGCTTGTGGTTGCCGCACCGTTAGCATAAACTTCGTTAAATGACCCTCTCAACAACCAGTTGTTTGTTCCGGCGGCGCCGCCAGTAAAACACCTGAAACTTCCTGCAGTCGCATCACCAAAAATGTAGGTCGCCGGCGAAACGGCTCCAATATCAGATGACCAGAAAGAAATGGTCCAGGATGTATTGTTGAGTGAAGTTGCCCATCCGGTATTCAAATAATCTACGTTTCCTGAACCACCCGTACCAATCAGCGCACCTCCGCATTGTCCGTTGTTGCCTTGCGTTATTGTGCCCGTAAGGGTGGCGGTTGCCGTACCTGCCGGCTGGTAAACACCATAATTAGTTACGGTGGTTCCGCTTTCATCAAATTTGTAGTACAGCAGACCCGGTTCAGGATTCGTGCGGATAGTAAGGTCAATAGTAATAATACTGTCGCAGCCGCCCACGCTTGGAATCGTGTCGTTATATATACCACTGTTTGTCCAGGTATATAGTCCGCTGGGAGAAGTGTATGAGAAGTATTCAGTTACTGTTAAATTCCTGAAGATTTCAGTAATTATATTCAGGTTTATGGTGATGATACTGTCGCAGTTTGCTACATTAAGGATAGTGTCATTATACGTGCCCGGGCTCGTCCAGGTGTGCAGTCCGCTGGGTGATGTATAAGAATTACATTTTGTAACGTTAATCGTTGAACTGGTATGAGGATACATAAGCTGCATAACCTCGGCTGCCGAAAGCGGACGGTTGTAAATACGGTATTCATCCATATTACCCGCGGCAGGAAGTCCCACATTTGTTGCATAACCGCAAACCTTGTAGGGTCCGGCACCGCTTATTGTGATAGGAGCTTCGGTTACGGTGTTCACAAGTACTCCATTGACGTAAGCTTTGATATTTCCTGCCAGTGAATCATACACAAACGTAGTGAGTGTGGGTGCTACAATGGCGGCTCCAGTTACCGGAACATCTGTGAACGGACCCCTCAATATCCAGTTATTTGCTCCGGCAACGCCATTGGTAAAACAACGGAAACTTCCTGAATTGGCATCCCCAAAAATATAAAACAGCGTAGCGCTCGGACCAATGTTTGAAGTCCAGAAGGAAATTGTCCATCCCCGGGTCGGGAAACTTGTAGCCCATCCCGTGTTCACATAGTCGGTACTGCTTGCTGCACCGGTGCCAATAAGAGTGTGGCCGCATTGACCTGTGCCGCCTTGAGTAAGACCACCGTTCAGAGTGCCTGTTGCCGTACCGGCGGGTGGTGCGCTCGCATAATTGGTCACACTGGTTCCCGCGACGTCAAATTTATACCATAAAATCTCAGGTACCGGTTGTGATCTTGCAATCTGAATACTGCAGAAACTAAGTATCGCAGCAAATAATACAAGGGTAGATTTTTTCATATTAAATGTTTTTAATGAGTTTCAAAAATACTATACCAATTTAGTAGATGCAATCAATTTAACAAAATATTTGCGATACGTGATTATTTTAAAGTATCCACTCCCAATAGTTGCGCTTGTTGTGCCTGAATTTGATGTGTATACCGTGGCGGTCGACGATAATCAATTAGAAATATTTACTTTTCTTTTATCAAATTCATTATTACATTGATTTTAACTATTTCTCAGTATAAAACATATTATATTTGTAATAATTATTTCCTATTATATCCCTTCTTATGAGAAGAACTACCCTTTGTTTCGCATTTTTATTGGTTCTGTGCACTTCTGCAATGTCGCAGGTACTGATAAATGAAGTGGTAAGCGGTAATGCTACTACCATTTACGGCATTGATGGCCGCAATGACTGGATTGAGATTTTTAACAGCGGAGCTTCGGCTGTGAGTCTCAATCAGTGGGGTTTGTCTGACAATACTACCGATCCGTATAAATGGCGTTTTCCGGATATCAGCATTGACCCGGCTGAACATTTGATTGTGTGGGCAGGAGGACTCAATACGCCCTATGTGTGCAATCATTGGGAAATGCCCATCGCGCAGGGTGATACGTGGAAATATTTTGTAGGTACATCCGAACCGCCTGCAACATGGCGCCATTCATTCTTTGATGATTCTGGATGGACAGACGGCGTTACACCTATTGGATATGGCGATGGCAATGCAGTGACAATCATTCCTGCCACCGTAAGCCTGTATATGAGGAAAACATTTACCATTACCGATGTCTCAAAAATTGCGATGGCATTGCTTGCCATTGACTACGACGATGGCTATGTTGCCTATCTGAACAATGTGGAAATATGCCGCAACAATGTAGATCCTGATATTCCGCCCTTTAACGAAACTGCTGATGTGAGGCACGAAGGAATGATTGAGCAGGGAGGTTTGCCCGAATGCCACATGATAAATCCTCAGGATATTATTGCTGCTTTGCACAATGGAACCAATGTACTGGCGGTGCAAATTCACAATACGGATATCAGTTCAACCGACATGATTGCCATTCCGTATCTGGCCATCGGATTAAAAGATGCGAATTCTTACTGGAATTCTCCTCCTACATGGTTCAATAAAGAAATTCAGTTATTGACCAATTTTAAAATAGACGCTTCGGGCGAAACACTTACTCTTACTGATGCAGGCGGTGTTGTTGCCGATCAGGTCAATGTACCTTCGCTGCCGGTTGATTATTCGTATCTGCGTATTCCTGACGGAGCCGCATCATGGAATTACTCTAGCGTAACCACACCAAGTTATACAAATTCAACATTGAACTATGCCGCTGCCATTACTCCGGAACCGGTATTCTCGCTGGCACCCGGCTTTTATCCCGGCACAGTGCAGGTAAGCATTTCAAGTTCTCTCAGCGGAGCGAATATTTATTATACCAAAAGTGGAAATACTCCCACAACTTCCGATAATCTTTATTCGGGACCGGTCAGCATTTCTTCTACAACGGTGCTGCGGGCAAGAGTTATAAGCAGTGGGTTGATGTCGGGGGAAGTGGCAACCGGAACCTATGTTATCAATTTTAACTCCACACTTCCCGTGGTCTCATTGCAAACAGAAACGGCCAATCTCTGGAATGCCGAAAAAGGGATTTACGTTAAAGGACCTTATGCAGCCGCAACCTTTCCTTACAGGGGCGGCAATTTCTGGTGGAGCAAAAGAGTAAAAGGACATATTGAATACTTCGGGAAAGACCATCAGCGTAAGTTTTCCATGGACAATAACCTTTCTATTGATGGTAATTATACACGCGCTCTGCCGCAGAAAACATTTCTTGTTGAAGCCAAAACGTATTACGACAGTTCCACTTTTAACTACCAACTGTTTCCCGATAAGCCCATCAATAAATTTAAAAGTTTCAGGTTGAGGAACAGTGGCAGCGACTGGATGAATACACACTTCCGTGATGCTATAACCCACCGTGCCGTTGCAAGTCTTGGTCAGGATATCCAGGATTATAATCCCGTGAACCTCTTTTTGAATGGCTCATACTGGGGTATTGGAAACATCCGCGAAATTGCCGATGAACAATATCTTGCAGAAAACAGAAGTGTTAATCCCGATAGTGTGGATATTATTAAAGTGGTTGGTCTTGATAATTTCGTTCCGGCCGGCACGCAGACCGCATTTTATGATATGGTTGATTATGTGTCGTCGCATAGTTTCTCAGGCTCAACGGGAATTCAGCAAATGAATACCGTTTGGGATCTCGATAATTTTACCGACTGGTTTATTCTTGAAACATATCTCGTGAACGATGACTGGATTGGCGACTGGACCAATAACATCAAGCTGTGGCGCGAGAACAAACCGAATGCACGCTGGCGCATGCTATTTATTGATTTCGATCAGGGCACCACTTCTGCATGGAAAGATAAACTATACACCGGCCTCCATCCCGCCGATTCGAATTTCTATACCTATATGATGAAGAAAATGCTGAATAATTCTACGTACAAGAATTACTTCATCAATCGCTATGCCGATATCATGAATACTACCTTTCAGCCTGCACCTATGCATGCGCTTACCAACAGCTTCCATGATTCCATTGCACCCGAAATGCCTCGTGCCATTGCAAAATGGGGCGATTCGGCCTTGTCTGTGCATTCCATGGCACAATGGGATTCTGTTGTGAATCGTATGCATAATTTCTGGGACTGGAGGCTCAGTTATGCCCGCGATTTTGTTGAAGCAGAATTCAACCTCAACGGGCAGAAGAATGTAACACTCGCCGTGGAACCGCCCAATGCCGGAAAAATCAAGATCAGTACTATCATTCCTGATTCACTGCCTTGGACAGGAGTATACTTCGACGGGAATCCGGTAACTCTTACCGCTATTCCCAATCCCGGATTTACGTTTAACAACTGGAAGCCTTGTGCCACCTTCTCAACAGCAAATTCTAATCAATCCATTACGTATAATATTTCGCATAACGATTCACTTATTGCCAGGTTTAACGGAGTGGCAACCGTAGCTAAAATTTCGATTAGTGAAATTTGCTATCATCCCGACTCAACACGTAAATCAGGTGACTGGATTGAACTGCATAACTATGGTACAGGAAGTATTGATGTTTCCGGCTGGCATGTTAAAGACAGCAGTCTGATTAACGATTTTATGATACCGACTACAACCGTTATTCCTGCCGGAGGATACCTCGTGCTGGCTGAAGATACAACTAAATTTCATGCGGTTCATCCGGGTGTGCCTGTGCTCGGACCCACCGGTATCGGACTGAATAATTCAAGCGAGAATATCAGCCTTTTCGACAATGGAAACGTGCTGTACCTTGAAGTGAAGTATTATGATACCATTCCCTGGCCCATGTGTGCCGACGGTTTAGGTACGACTCTTGAGCTGAAAAATGATACGCTTGACCCGAATCTTGGAAGCAGTTGGTTCGATGGCTGTGTAGGCGGATCGCCCGGCGGGCCTTTTGTGCCGTGCAACTATGATATTGTTTTCAGTGAATTGAATTATAAATCAAATGTTGCCATTGACGGCGGCGACTGGGTAGAATTGCACAATGTTACCGGACTTCCCATCGATGTTTCTAACTGGAAACTCAGCGATGATAATGACGCACACGGTTGGGCTATTCCTGCCGCGACGGTCATTCCGGCAAACGGTTACCTGGTGCTGGTGGGCGATGCTGCTAAGTTTGGAGCTGTTTACGTGTGGGCTGGCGAATGGCGCGGCTCCTTCGGCTTTGGCTTCGGTTCATCACGTGATGCCGTCAGACTTTATAAACCTGCCGGTCTTCTTTATAATGCCATGGTTTATCATGCTGCCCTGCCCTGGCCCGATGCTGCCGGTACCGGTTATACACTTGAAGGAATTGATTCTCTCTGGAACAAGAGCGAACCGGGTAGCTGGTTCCTCGGTTGTTGGGGCGGTTCACCCGGATTCCCGTATCACCAGCCCTGCGACTTTGGCGTTGAAGAAATCGTTACCGGAAGCCCGATGCTTGTATATCCGAATCCGGCGAACGACCATTTTATTGTTGAATTCCCTTCCGGAACTCCTGATAATGCCGTGCTCAGCCTGTATGATATCAACGGGCGCGAAGTGATGAACAGGGTACTTACAGGAAGTAACAGCTTTTCCATCCCTCGCGCTAACCTGAACGGAGGAATTTATTTCCTCAGAGTAACTGCAGCTGACGGGCTTTACAGAACGAAAACGATTGTTTTTGCACAGTAAGGTTTAATGGCCATAAACGACTCCATCCTGCGTATGCAGGATGGAGTCGTACATAATGGTGTGTCTTATTCGCAGAGATATCAGAAATCTTTTTACTTTTGGGAGTTAATAAATATAATGTATGATTCGAATAAATTGGATGCTGGGTTGTGTACTCGCGCTTGCGGCCCTCAGCTCATGTACTAAAGACCGGAATGTTGAGCCCATACCGGTTATAGCTGATTCTACAGCTGCTGCCATTGTTCCCGGAGTAATAAAAGTGAACGAAATTGTTGCCAAAGGCTCGGTGAATATGAACGAGTTCAATCAGGCAACCGACTGGTTTGAACTCTATAATACGTCCAATAAACCGATAACGTTTGAATCGGGAAAATGGTTCTGTACAGACAAAGGTTCACTCGAACCGCTTAAATATGAACTGCCGGTATGGACAATTCCCGCTAACGGTTTTCTGGTGGTATGGTGCGATACATTGAATATTGTGGCAACACAAATTCATACCAACTTCAATCTGAGCGCAAGCGGTGAAGATATCGGACTGTTTTTTAAAAATGAAAAAGATTCGCTTGTGAAAATTGATGAGATTGCCTATCCGGCTCAAACCATCAGCGGTTACAGCTATGGACGTTATGGCGATGGTGCCGATAACTGGCAGACTTTTGCTGTTCCTACACCCGGCGGACCCAATCATTAACAATGATCAATGCCTGTCCGCCTTTGGCGGGAAAAAAACGAATAAACAATTCAACAATAAAACAATTAGTCAATTTGAAGATGAAAAGATGAAAAGATGAAAAGATGAAAAGATGAAAAGATGAAAAAAATCCTGTCCGCCTTTGGCGGAAACAATGAATAATGAATAATTCGAATCAAGGGTTGGATTTTCTTTGTGTAACTCCGTGATATCTCAGTGTTTCTCCGTGTCAGTTCTTTAAAAATTTCACAGAGGTACACAGAGGGATTAGAGAACCACAGTTTATATTTTCAAGTCTTGATCCATGAGCAATGAATAATTACCGGTAACCAACTGCAGGCTAATGATAATGTGCAGTCCCGGATGAGGGTAAAATCTGAATTATGAGATTATTTTTAACATGAAATAATAATTTATAAATATCTGTTGTGATGAGAATACGGTATATAGCGATATTGTTTTTATTTGTTTTATTCTCAATTGAGGGTTTTGGACAATATAAGATTTCGAATGGTAAGAACGACCTGCTTATCTCAGGCATGATTACCACTTTTTATAATTATAATGCCCCCAAACCGGGTATTGTCGACCACCGTAAAAACTCCTTTTATCTGCGTGATGCGCAACTTGAACTTGACGGCGGTAACAAGAAATGGGACTTCGCCGTGAAGGTCGATTTTGCCGATCTCTTTTCCGCAACCGACGATCCCGACAGCCCCGGAATGATGGAAGCCAACGTTACCTATAAAGGATGGAAGTTTATGGATATCGTGGCAGGCTATCAGAAGCTCCCGTTTTCCAGAAGCGTGCAGGTATCATTTGCCTATTCGCCCTGGTTCCGCCGTGCAGAGATATGTAAAGGTGATTACTTTTCGCAGCGCGACATAGGTGTCACCTTCGTGAAAAAAATGTGGAAGAAGAAACTGAATGTATATGCGGGTATCTACAGCGGCATGGGTGAGTCAAGCATAAAAACACCGAATGATTTCAGCGGGAATCCCGAATATATCGCACGCGCTGAATTTAACTGGCCGGGCGGCGGCAAATACCGCAATATCGATCCCGAACATCTGAAAAAACCAACCTTCTCGGTGGGCGTGAACGGTCGCTATGCCCGCAAACAAAGTTATTCGGGCGGCGGTTATCCTATCAAAACGATTAATGGCGACAAATACGTCTACGGCTTTGATGTGAACGGCATGTGGCAAGGTCTGTCGGCTACCTTCGAAATGCATCAAATCTACATGAAACCCGAAACACAAGAATTTCTCTACGGACTCAATACCGATTATTTCAGAGCGGGCGGATGGTATGGCGAACTCTCATATCACATCAAGCCTATTAATACTGTAATCAGCGGTCGCTACCAGGAAATGAATGCCAACGACCTGGTGAAAGGCATTACCAAACATGTGGACGCCTCATGCGTGTATATGATGAAAGGCTACGATTCAATGCTTAAACTCAATTTCAATTACAACAAACAAGAAGAATTCCTGACAGAGGTAAGCCCCCTTAAATGGAGGTGGCAGCTTACACTGGGATGGCAGTATATGTTTAATTAGCAGGTAATAGGTAATAACTAACAGGTAACAGAAAAAATATCATTTTCAAATTGTCACATAAACAAAAGGGGAAAGCAATGAAAAACTTTACAAAAACCGCAGTAATGGCAGTAGTTATATTATATGCTGCTGTGTCTTTTGCACAAGCTCCGCAAAGGATAAATTATCAGGCTGTAGCCCGCGATAATATGGGCGCTGTTATCGTATCATCGCCTGTATGCTTTTACCTCATCGTTCACGACGGTACACCGGGTGGAACAGATATCTATCACGAATATCATACGGCTTCCACCAACCAGTTCGGTATTGTTAATCTTGAGATTGGCGGCGGAACAAACATTGCCGGCGTCTTTAATAATATCAACTGGGGCAGCGGAAACAAATATCTGGAAGTAAAACTCGATGCTGCCTGCATGAGCAATTATACAAGTATTGGTACACCCCAGCTGCTCAGTGTTCCTTATGCACTGTATGCCAATGTTTCGGGCAATGGCGGCACTCCCGGTCCCACAGGTCCTACCGGTCCTACCGGTTCAGGAACAGGACTTCCGAACGGAACCGTAGCGGGAAATACTACCTACTGGAATGGTACGTCGTGGGTGGTGAACAGCGATAATATTTTTAATAACGGCGCAAATGTGGGCGTAGGAACTCCCGTTCCCGCTTCCAAACTTGAAGTAAAAGGTACCGGCGTTACGAATGGAACATCCGGATTCAACGTTACGAACAGTCTGGGCAATTCCATCTTCTTTGTCCGCGACGACGGCGCCATCGGTATCAAGAAAACAAATCCCGGAGCCGAACTCGATATCAACGGCATGCTGCGGATTTCCGAATTCAACAGCGGTCCCGGATATGCAGGCTTTTATCTGCCTACAGGTTCATCACAAACATTGTATGCTTTGCCTATGGCCGATGGTAACTCAGGTCAGTTCCTTTCTACCAATGGTGCAGGACAGCTCTCATGGGCAAGCGGTGGCGGTGGCGGCGGCGGAATTCTGAGCTGCACAACTACTGCAAACTCCGATTACACCATTCGCGGAAACGGCGGCGGTACCTACGAATGTACCGATGCACTGATGGTTTCTTCGTCGGGTTATGTTTCAGTGAATACGTCACCATCATCATCATACCGCTTCAGAGTAAACGGCAATACAGGCATCGGAAGTTCGCCCAGTTCGTCATATACGCTCAGCGTCGACGGTACAGGACACTTCACCGATTATGTCGGCATTGGTACTACACCTTCATCATCATACGACCTGCGCGTTTACGGGAATGTCGGTATTGGCTCATCACCGTCCTCAAGCTATGATTTGAGTGTGAGCGGTGACTCTTATATAACAGGCGGTCTGGGCGTGGGAACTACACCCAACTCATCAGGTCTGCGTGTCGGCAGTTCTTCGAACTTCTATGTGCCGACAAGTATGGGAAACTCATCGGGTACCACGCTGGTAGTATCGGGCGGCACGGTGTATAAATTGTCTTCAAGCCGCAGATATAAAGACAATATTAAAGATATTACGTACAACAAAGAATCCATTTTCAAACTGCGTCCGGTTTCTTATAATTATAAATCAACGGGTAAGCCCGATGTTGGACTTATTGCGGAAGAAGTGGATCAGGTAATGCCATCACTGGTTATCTATGAAGCAAAACCTATGGTGGGCGCCGACGGAAAGCCGGTTATAGATAAGGACGGAAACATTGAGTATTCCAAAACCGATTTCATACCCGAAGGCGTTAAGTACGATCGCCTCTCCATCTACCTGCTTGAGATTATCAAAGATCACGATAAGCAATTAAATGAAATGAGAACCATCATTGACCAGCAACAGAAACAAATTGACCAGTTGCTGAAAAAATAATTTACGAAGAATAAAACCCTCATTCAAGCGCACATGCAAAAGATTAAATCGCTCACACAAACCCGCATCAACTACAAGATGGCAGACGCTGCCGATTCCGAAAACTCCGAATGGGTTGAAGATACCGCCTACCGAACCCTGCTGAATGAATACAATGAGGAAGGGAAACTTGATAAAGCCGCCACCTTCGACCCCGAGGGCGATATGGTTGAACTCTATCGATACACTTATAATGAGGCAGGATTGGTTGCCGAAGAAGTGCTGTTTTACGACGAAGACGAAGAAGCAGAACATCGCTGGTTCAGCTATGATGAACAGGGCATTTTGGTTTCCGAAAAAATAACCTACCAGGAAGGCGGCGAAGCGCATATTACCTTTAAGTGGGACGACAAAAATCGTCTGCTCGAAAAAGTCATCATGGACGATGAAGGTGAAATGGAACAGAAAGAAGTGTACGAATACGCCGGTGAAAACATGACCCGCGAGGCCGTGTACGAAGAAGGAAATGTGCTTGTCACGGAAGATATTCATACCTACGACGAAGAAGGCAGGCACGTGGAAACCATTTCCGTTCACGTGAAGGATAAGATGAAAACCAGAATTGTGTTACGCTACGACGAAAAAGGTGCCCGCTCTCAAATGCTGAAGTACAATACCAAAAATCAGCTTATAGAAAAAGCCGCCTACACCCAGGACGAAAACGGACACGTAGTGGAAATCACAGAAGAAG includes:
- a CDS encoding porin translates to MRIRYIAILFLFVLFSIEGFGQYKISNGKNDLLISGMITTFYNYNAPKPGIVDHRKNSFYLRDAQLELDGGNKKWDFAVKVDFADLFSATDDPDSPGMMEANVTYKGWKFMDIVAGYQKLPFSRSVQVSFAYSPWFRRAEICKGDYFSQRDIGVTFVKKMWKKKLNVYAGIYSGMGESSIKTPNDFSGNPEYIARAEFNWPGGGKYRNIDPEHLKKPTFSVGVNGRYARKQSYSGGGYPIKTINGDKYVYGFDVNGMWQGLSATFEMHQIYMKPETQEFLYGLNTDYFRAGGWYGELSYHIKPINTVISGRYQEMNANDLVKGITKHVDASCVYMMKGYDSMLKLNFNYNKQEEFLTEVSPLKWRWQLTLGWQYMFN
- a CDS encoding tail fiber domain-containing protein, giving the protein MAVVILYAAVSFAQAPQRINYQAVARDNMGAVIVSSPVCFYLIVHDGTPGGTDIYHEYHTASTNQFGIVNLEIGGGTNIAGVFNNINWGSGNKYLEVKLDAACMSNYTSIGTPQLLSVPYALYANVSGNGGTPGPTGPTGPTGSGTGLPNGTVAGNTTYWNGTSWVVNSDNIFNNGANVGVGTPVPASKLEVKGTGVTNGTSGFNVTNSLGNSIFFVRDDGAIGIKKTNPGAELDINGMLRISEFNSGPGYAGFYLPTGSSQTLYALPMADGNSGQFLSTNGAGQLSWASGGGGGGGILSCTTTANSDYTIRGNGGGTYECTDALMVSSSGYVSVNTSPSSSYRFRVNGNTGIGSSPSSSYTLSVDGTGHFTDYVGIGTTPSSSYDLRVYGNVGIGSSPSSSYDLSVSGDSYITGGLGVGTTPNSSGLRVGSSSNFYVPTSMGNSSGTTLVVSGGTVYKLSSSRRYKDNIKDITYNKESIFKLRPVSYNYKSTGKPDVGLIAEEVDQVMPSLVIYEAKPMVGADGKPVIDKDGNIEYSKTDFIPEGVKYDRLSIYLLEIIKDHDKQLNEMRTIIDQQQKQIDQLLKK